In one window of Maniola hyperantus chromosome 18, iAphHyp1.2, whole genome shotgun sequence DNA:
- the LOC138403552 gene encoding uncharacterized protein yields the protein MSERFTETQMYSLAEIYRDYECLWNVTSDLYKDRAARESAYQKILERLNIPGLTIRDIPKKIKNLRSSYYQEIKRIQNSMRAGACEDSVYKPKVSWFTLVEGFLKPFRNQRETVSYNDSNSASDSELETPNTEPMVEATLEEDSMADETGEVDWGMASHAGIAVQRENENSSPGFFMLPSKKQAKKRCIVRKDDNIHIALAKVGKIANSLSRSASTLSDKADDEFDSFGKYIAMTLRSLPMELAIAGKTGIQNVLSEIQLRALRENSELPLIQYDAPRIKLEYP from the exons ATGTCTGAGCGTTTCACGGAAACACAAATGTACAGCCTGGCGGAGATCTACCGCGACTACGAGTGTCTGTGGAATGTGACCAGTGACTTGTACAAAGACAGGGCTGCGCGGGAAAGTGCCTATCAGAAGATTTTGGAAAGGCTAAACATCCCTGGCCTGACGATAAGAGACATTccgaagaaaattaaaaacctaAGGTCGTCCTATTACCAAGAAATAAAGAGAATACAAAACAGCATGCGAGCGGGCGCTTGCGAGGATTCCGTATACAAGCCGAAGGTGTCGTGGTTCACGCTCGTGGAGGGATTCCTAAAGCCGTTCAGAAATCAACGCGAAACCGTTTCCTAC AACGATTCCAATTCTGCTTCGGACAGTGAGTTAGAAACACCAAATACGGAACCAATGGTGGAAGCAACCCTCGAAGAAGACTCAATGGCAGACGAAACCGGGGAAGTCGACTGGGGCATGGCTAGCCATGCGGGCATTGCCGTTCAAAGAGAAAACGAAAATTCTTCGCCTGGATTTTTCATGTTGCCCTCAAAGAAACAAGCCAAGAAACGATGTATAGTTAGAAAAGATGACAATATCCATATCGCTCTCGCCAAAGTTGGTAAAATAGCCAACAGTCTCTCCCGAAGTGCGTCTACACTGAGCGACAAAGCCGACGACGAGTTCGACTCGTTCGGCAAATACATAGCCATGACCCTGCGATCTCTGCCCATGGAGCTGGCGATCGCTGGCAAGACTGGCATCCAGAATGTTCTATCGGAGATTCAACTGAGAGCGTTGCGAGAAAACTCTGAGCTTCCGCTGATACAGTATGACGCTCCGAGGATCAAACTAGAATACCCGTGA